The sequence below is a genomic window from Canis aureus isolate CA01 chromosome 26, VMU_Caureus_v.1.0, whole genome shotgun sequence.
tttGCAGTGAGGTGTGTCTGTATGACAATGCTTTTGTTAATAAAGTGTGAGCAAAAGGGATAGTGAACTTGAGGTCTTAAAACAGTGGGTGTGTCTCCTCTATGCTCTTTCCTTTCCCACCTATTGGAGTCTACAGCATCCTCACCTCAAGCATCAGACAATGACAAGGACTAGAAGGTGCCAGAACTATGACAGAAGAAATCTGGATCCTTAAGTAACAGGGTGGGACAAAGCCAAGAATGCTCATCTCAGGCTGATAGGAGACAGAGAAACATCTACCTTCTAGAAGCCCCTGAAGCCTCCTTACTATTTcggtgggggttttttgttttgttttaagattttatttacttattcatgagaggcacagagagagagagacagagacataggcagagggagaagcaggctccatgcagggagcccgatcctgggaccgtgggatttggacctgggccgaaggcaggctgagccacccaggcgtcccattatttcagtgtttttattaCAGCAGCCTCACCTTACCTTAAGCCCTGAATTCTGCAACAACtgaaaaatgacacaaaagaaCCTGACATATAGAGATTacaatactaatttttttttaagattttatttattaattcatgagagacacacagagagaggcagagacataggcagagggagaagcagactccctgtggggggagcctgttgtggagcttgatctcaggactcctggatcatgacctgaactgaaggcaggtgctcaacagctaagacacccagatgcccccccttttaaagattttatttcacaatACTACTTCTATTATTGGTAGAGCTGATGTCAGAGAATGTGATTTCTGCTGCTGGCAAGTGGGCTCCATAAGGATGATGGTTGGAGATGTTTACTGTCCTAGGCACAGGGAGCTGGACCCTCTTACCAAGGCTTTACTGCTCCTTTGCTTTTCCACGCACTTGCTCTGTTGCCAGCACCTGCTTCCTGGGCTAGCAGCCTGATCCCAAGAGGCTGGAGAGGAAGGGGTGGACTGTATGCATCATTCCTTCTCTGCAAGCCCACTTCGGCTACTTTCTCCCCTGGGAGGAGTGTTACCTCAGGGATGCAAAAAGGAAATGTTAGGAATGGGAAAGAAATATCCCTGAACTCTGCCCCATGGAAAATCATGATGCTGGAAAACTTTTGGTATATTTTCATACCACTCCAGATTTAAAGACTAAACTACACTAAACTTAGGTATGGAAGAGAAGCCAGCTTGCTTAACCTATGCATAGGGACCCCTACAGAAAATTGAAATTACTGCCCTTAGGAATTGTACTGGAGGTCCTCGATAAGACTGTATGGCAGAAAAATCaatcatagaaatacaaaaaaaaaaatcatagaaatacaTGTTCAATGATGAAGTTGCTGTTTATAATTTTCAGACTGGGGCGGCCcaactggctcagtcagtgaagcatgtgacttttaatctctgggtcatgagttcagcctcacattgggcttagagcttacactaaaaaaaaaaaaaagaaagaaagtatagcTTTCAGACTGGAACACCTTTGTCCTAAAGCTTCACACAGCTGTTGTTTTACAAATTAGTATTATTTACATAATCTATATGTCctaatttacattatttttgacAAAGTAAATTTGGGGTATCTTTTCATATCAAAACATTTACCTTTGCCACAGTCTTTCTGGTTTTTAGCTTTTGTTATgagaaatttcaaatatatgaaaaagtagagccaaaagagaaaaatccctCAGATCTACCCCCTTACCTTAAACAATTATCAATCATGTGGCTGCCTGTGTCACTTCTACCCcaccttctcctcccacccccaaattaTCTTGATGTCAAGCCCAGCTGTCATACCATTTCATCTGTAAAAGTTCCAGTGTGCATctcaaaagatttctttttaaaaacatgaccaCACATAGCATTATTGACAACAGCCtgattatggaagcaacccaaatgtccatctattgatagatggataaagaagatgtggtataggggatccctgggtggcgcagcggtttggcgcctgcctttggcccagggcgtgatcctggagacccgggatcgaatcccacgtcaggctcccggtgcatggagtgtgcttctccctctgcctatgtctctgcctctctctctttctctatgtgactatcataaataaataaaatttaaaaatttttttaaaaaagaagatgcggtatatatatacaatggaatattattcaaccataagaaagaatgaaatcttgccatttgcaacaacttggatagagctagaaagtataatgctaaatgaaataaatcagagaaagacaaataccatatgatttcactcatatgtggaattttaagaaacaaaacaaataagcaaaggagacaaaaaaaaaaagagacaaaccaagaaacagactcttaaccataaaGAACAAAAgggtggtcaccagaggggaggtgagtggggggatgggtgaaacaggtgatctGGATGagggagtgcacttgtgataagcactgggtattgtatggaagtgttgaatcactgtattgtgcaCCAAAACTAATATGTTAACATACAGttaactgtatgttaactatactggaattaaaataagaataattaattTTGATACTATATTAATAATcatatatgataatataataatatattaattaaattttaaatactacaacaacaaaaaccatgaCCACAGACTGTTATCACACACACGCAAGCtgcaaaacaaaattcaacaatatattaatatcatgaagtagggcacctggtggctcagtggttgagcatctgcctttggctcaggttgtgatcctggggtcttgggattgagtcccacatcaggctccttgcagggagcctgtttctctctcaggggagagaaagaggtctCAGAGGGGAGATCTCAGACTTCCTGCTAAGGCGGTGAGTGAACATTCCAACTTGGAAAACACAAATCCGTCACCTGATGTCTGTAAGTGAGGAGCACAGTCACCCCTCGCTCTAGCCCTCCCAGCTGTGTGGTTCCTGAAGGACACAGAACTCTGCAACCATCCTCAAATATCCAAttgtgggccacctgggtggctcagtggttgagcatctgcctttggctcaggttgtgatcccggggtcctgggatccagttctgcaactggctccccacaggaagcctatgtctctgcctctctctctgtgtctcttatgaataaataataaaatatttttaaaaatccatttatgtGCATCACATCCTTCACCATAGTTGGTTTGAACTTTGAGTCATCTTGTGTCCCTTTCAGTGACTAATTCCCCTGGATGTGGGGTGGAAGGAGGGCCTGCTCTCATGGCCTCAGCAAGAACCACAGTCTATCCAGTGGAATATTGTTCAGTCATGAAAAAgggtgagatcttgccatttgtgacaacatggatagacctagaaggtattacaccaagtgaaataagccaaacagaaaaagataaacatcatatggtttcacttatatgtgaaatctaaaaacaaaaatcaataaactaaaagcaaaaaacctccaaaagaacaaaaagaaccaTGGACCAGGTTGCAAAAGGCCACTGGAGTTTTCAAAAGCCTTATGTCAGGGACACTTGGCTGGCTGAGTCtgtggagcacgtgactcttgatctcagggtcatgaattcaagccccactttgggtgtagcgatgacttaataaaaaataaaatgataagcacttaaaaaaccccaaaagctTCATCTCTATTCTCTCCATTCATCTTAGCAGTAAtgatacttttttcatttttaaaaccttttattcaaatataatatacatataaaagtcAACAAATCACATGCATACTGAGTTGTTTTCTGAAAATAACCACTCCTGTTCCACCAGCTCGCAGACCAGGAAACAGAATATGACAAGCACTCTGGAACTGCCCTTGGGTCCCCTCCAGTCACCACTCCACCCAAGACTTCTAGCACCATAgcttagttttgcctgtttttgtaatttatataaagaaaaccttAACAGTTCTCTTCagtatgtttttttctctctatcctgTGAAACCCACATACTGGGGCAGTGCTCTGTAGTTCTCCAGTTCGAGAGAAAGccataaaaattacatttttttcccctcactaaCAGGGAGTGATCTGTTCCTGTTTTACTTAGAGTAGGAGTGTGGCCATGCACCTTCTGAAGTTGCTTGCCCAGTGGCATGGATAAGTGACAGCATGTTTTGGGGAAGAGGAATTAAGCTCTCTTGATTCCCAATAGGGTTTTTGGTCCAGGAACAGATGACAAACGGTTGAGGATTCTGTTTGTAGGAAGCTTTTGCATCTTGTGGTCATTTCTGTGGTTGCGGGCTCTCCTGAACCCCTGTCCTGCAAGAGGCCCAGCACTGCCAAGTTCCTCTCCCGCACAGGCCAGAGCAGGCCAGCTGGGGGCACCGCAGCCTGGCCACCTTGTCTGAGCACCTGTGGCCTCCGGGGCTTTGGAGTCCAGCTCCGTGGAGACTGAAGGCCCGTCAGGGGCGCTCACGCCTCCTTCCAAAGGCAGGGGAGTCACTCAGGCGCCGCCGGCCGCCTCCCGCTCCTCTGGGTGCCGTCAGGCCCACCCCACCTTATCCTTTGGGTTTTTGAACGTTCCTcccggggcacctgagtggctcagtccgccaagcggctgccttgggctctggccatgatcccagggcctggggacggagccccgcatcaggctccctgctgagcgggtaagtcggcttctcccttcccctctgctcctccccgtttgtattctctttctttcaaataaataaaatcttaaaaaaaaaaaaaagaaatctcttcagTCCACCCGCGGTGCGCTCCCAGCTCTGTTTGGAAGCGGAGATTACTCTCCTCGCAGCCcgccctgctgccccctccctcgCCCCCTGCGGGATTCCGGCGGCGGGGACCGCGCCCGGACCGGGGCCCTGAACCGCGGGGAGCCAGAGACGCAGGCCCCAGGCGCGACCGTCGGGGTCCCCCGGCGCCCTCCCTCCCATTTCCGACACCAAGACGCCAGTCGAGTTGGGGGGGAAACTCTGCTTTATTGTGTTCACTACTTCTGCAATGAGCTCAGCGCTGGGAGAAGGCGGCGTCGGGGTCGCAGGCGGGGTCGGCGCGGCAGCCGTCTGGGAGGAGAGACGCCGGATCAGGGTCCGCCCCGCGggggcccggccccggccccggccccggcccccggccctgTGCCCGGGCGCCCCCTCCCGGGCCCTCCCCGGCGCCAGCTCACCCGGGCTGCAGCAGATGCCGGCGGCGGCGCAGCGACCCCCGCTCCCGCACGGCGTGCGGCCCGACTGGCAGGGCGACGGCAGGTAGTTCTCCTCCTGGCAGCGCAGCGCCTCGGCCGTGCCCACGAAGCAGCCCAGCTCGTCGCCGCAGCAGATGCTGGGCCCGAAGCAGCGCCCTTGGCCCCCGGGGCCGCAGGGGAGGCACTGGCGGGAGGGCGGGAGCGGGGTGAGCGCGGGGCCCGCgaggcggggggcgcggggcccgtaGGGGCGGGGCTCACCTGGCGCACGTCGAGGTCCAGCGCGGCCCTCTTGCCGCCCAGGGGGCAGTTCTGGATGTAGCAGGCGGAGGTCAGCGCCAGGAGGCCGAGCAGGCAGCAGGCGAGGCCGGGGCCGGCCATGGTGCGGGCGCGGGGGGTCGCGgcgggcggctgcggcggcggcggcgcccgacCCGCCTTTTTATGGCCGGGGCCGGCCGGGCGGGGCCTGCCTAAGAGGGCCGCCGCATGGCTGGTCACAGCGGGTCGCTGCGGGTCAGGCCCCGGGCGCCCGGCGCGCCCCCTCATTTGCAGGGGCCTGGCCGGGTCAGGTCCCCGCGTCGGCTACAGGCCTGGGGCCGGGGAAGCAGCTAGAGGggccgcgcgggggcggggggcggggcgcctgCGGGGGGACACGGAGCGTGGGGCCTGAGGCCCAAGCTGGGACCCTGGAGCCGGACTCCCAGCATCTGGGGGAAGGGTTACATGGCAGACACTTGGACCCCCAGGTCAGAAGAGGCTGGGCGGGcctccccatctgccctcttGGCGAGTTTTGGGTTGGGAGCATCCTGGTCTCtcttgctgggggtgggggtggggagtgtccTCTGCCAGAACCTAATTTCCTGGAACCCACCCTCCGCCTTCACACCAATACCCACATTCCTACACCTGGAATTGATATAGGGAAAGATCTTTATTTTCTGTAACTTCTAACTGACATTTAGCCTTTGCTTCAACTCTGAGGTGGGCAACAGACCACAGAGGGATTTGTAACACGTGTGACTTTGTCATAAAtcaaaatgacagatattctcCCATCACATTACAACGTTGTCTAGATTAATCATCACTTTGAAATTATGGCAGTTATTGGACCTGCCGCTGAATCTTActtaatgctttatttatatttttaaatgtatttttaaaactgttaataTCTAATGCTTTAAATAAAGATGCATATTTCTGACTATATCACAAATTTGTTTTAACATTTCAATACCTGAATATAAATACAATTGGTAaaaatacgtacatacatacatacatacatgcatacaattGGTTTCTGTTGTAATTCTGTGTCTTTTGTCTTATAGATTTTAAAGAGtgcttttttgcattttttaatatatctttttaaaaaatattttatttatttgagagagagagatagggagcgAGGGAGAGCGCAAgccagcagggagaggcagaggaagatggagaagcagaatccctgctgagcagggagcctgatgagggggctccatcccaggaccccgatatCATGAGCTGAGCTctgtctaaccaactgagccacccaggtaccccttaatatatctttttaaaaatatttatttatttatttgagagagagagtgcgcacatgAGCAGTGCTGGAgtagggcagggggagggatggaggaagagggagaggccgATCTGCAGACTACCCACGGAGCAGGGActttgatgcagggcttgatctcagggcccttaGATCCTGACCTAAGCCCTAAGTGAAGgcatgcttaacagactgaaccacctaggcactctgcatttttaatatatcttaaaatgaaaataattacaaataaaagaGAGGGCCTCAATGGAAGGGATGTTGGCCAATGTCACAAACAGGGAGATGGTCAGCACTGATCATTCTTCCAAGAAGGGACCTGCCATTGGCTccgtcctactcttggtttctgctcctgTTAtggacctcagggttgtgagtttgagcctcattttgggtgtagagattacatcaatcaatctatcaatcaatcttaaaaaaataataaaagaagggaCTTGCCACCCAGCTGCTGGTACTGCGGTCAGTAGACAGCCTTTGGCTGGCAGCCCATCCAGGGCCTGCCTCAGCTGCAGAGAGCCacctggcccaaggtcacactctTCCCTGGTGGCTCACATCCAAATAACTGGTCTGGCCCAATGGTGGGCAACTACAAAGGACTATTTCAGCTCTGGAGCTTCACATAGAGTTACCTGAGGCTCTCATGGCAGTTTTCCTTATACTTAATCTGGTTTCCACCCTTCCCTTCCACAAGAGTGGGTCCCCTGGACTCCTGGTAATAAGCACCCTGCATGTTTAACTCCATCTCAGAGTGCTCTCGGGGAGCCCATCTTGCAGTAGCACAGAAGAAATGAGGCCAATGTCAGAAGGAATAGACTCAGCGCAGCCCAGCTGGTCCCTACGTGTTGCCttcagggaggaggaggctgggatgGCCCCAGCCACTCTAGCACTCTTGTTGACCCTCCCCAAAGAGGGGGCTGCGGCTGCTAGGGCTGAACAGGTCACAGGGCCCGGCTGACCCTGAGCCACTCATGTGAGCTGCCCGGCCCTGAGGAGCTGGTCAGGCTGCCCTGATTACCAGTCAGCAGCTAATCTTGTTTCTCAGCCAAATCAGCTCATTGGCATTGCCGGGGCTAGAAGGCCAAGGGCTTGACCCTAGAGGCAGCCCCAGAAAGGCCTCCTGCCTGTCCTCTGAGCACATAACCTCACCCAAGTTAACACATGCACATAAATTACCTTAGCATAATGGCCCCCACAGTGCTGCCATTTCTTTAGCTGTTTCAGGACTCCTCATCTGAAGATGCATGGGGTCCCAGTACAGACGCCTGAAACACCAGTGAACCAAACAAAAATCCCTGTTCTCAGGGGCTTATATTCTGGTAGAGAGAGGAGGCatcaaacaataaatatatttcagtagGTTAGGAGGTAGTGAGTGTAATGAAGAAAAGGGGGGGGTGTTTTGCAGTTTTTCACCCTTATCATATAATGAACTATAATCATGGGAGTTATATTTCACTATTTTTGCCATAATCTTCTATTGGTTAAAAGGAAGTTATATGTCCTCAAGGACATATaactcatgggtggctcagttggttgagcatctgattcgattttggctcaggtcatgatctcagggtcctgggatagagcctctgTCTAGCTCAGTGCTCATTGGGgggtctgcatgagattctctccctctgccctgcctcctgcttgtgcatgcacatgtcctctctctctctctctcttaaataaataaaataaatatattttttaattttttaattttattttatttatga
It includes:
- the OXT gene encoding oxytocin-neurophysin 1, with the translated sequence MRGRAGRPGPDPQRPAVTSHAAALLGRPRPAGPGHKKAGRAPPPPQPPAATPRARTMAGPGLACCLLGLLALTSACYIQNCPLGGKRAALDLDVRQCLPCGPGGQGRCFGPSICCGDELGCFVGTAEALRCQEENYLPSPCQSGRTPCGSGGRCAAAGICCSPDGCRADPACDPDAAFSQR